DNA from Megalops cyprinoides isolate fMegCyp1 chromosome 14, fMegCyp1.pri, whole genome shotgun sequence:
TTTTCCcgatttgtatttttgttgtgtttctaTGCGCTAGCTAACTGGGTAGCTAAGTTAATATCAATTGTATTAACGTTAGCCGCCAAACTACTTGTAACGTTAAACTTAAGCTGTTAGCTACAAAACCTTGTCAAATGAACTTCATacttagcaagctagcaagcttCATTATTATACCTGTAATTATTTACCCAAGTAAGTGAAGTGAGCCTTGGATTTGTTAAATTGCTATGTGCTGCAAATATGTTGTTAGGCAGATTGACTAATGTTTCCCCACGACAATAAATGagccagctaacgttaacgtCTACTTTATAAAATTGTCATGAATCAAACCACCTCGCAAACCACCAAAATTATCATGAATAACACTTGTAAGTTACAAAGTGCCCAACTTGTCACAGAGCTAACCTTAGCTACCCAGGGTTAGCAGGTTAGCTAACATTGCAAATATTAGCTATCATTAATCAACaaagtaacgttagctatcCAGCCAACGTCGACAAGCCCTTGTGCATATGACAGAGATCGCCTCCAAAATGCCGCTAGCTAAATGATTTTCTGACAGATTTAACCGACATGGCCACAAACGCCTTTACCGGCTGAATACAACCTgaccacacatacatatttctaGCATTTTACGTCTCCAATCATGCATTGCCTCTATCCACTTCTCTGCGCGACACGTCTTTTCCCGACTTGTATGCGAGCAGAAACCACGCCCTTATCGGACCTGTGGCGTGACATCACGAATTTAATTACAGCCAGTTAGTTATTTTCGGCCATAATTAGTGGTATATGGAATTAAACACCAAGTTATATCTAAGGACCTAGGAAGCTGTCCGCACTGATAGGCTTACTGCTCCTGGAAATAATTAGAATGACCTGGGACAGAACTACTACACATCTAGCAGACAGTAAATTATGAGAATAATGACGTGGatgaaaaaactttttttttttttttttttttttttttaataagtgcATGTTCATGGTTAGcagttattatgttatttagTTCAAGCAAGGTTGGCCAAAGCTCATAAGTCTCAATTCATTTCGGACTACAGTTAGGTTTggatgtgacatcactgagCCTGGTTTGAGACCGGCTAAAACTTCAAGCCCTTATTAACATTTTCGGTGTGAGTAAGTTGGACCGACTCACTCTACCTGCCATACTGGGGGCACGTCCGGTcctgtgctctgctctgcccTCTGTCTGGAATGCtacaggagaggaggatgaggaaggaggaggaagaggggagagatggagaaaggagCAGGGGAGAGTAGGTGAGGATCACAGTCGTCAGTAGCTTCTACAAGCAGCTGAATTGgtaaggaaatgtaaaaagtgtaaaaacCTGCCACATAAAAGAAGGATACATGATGTAACACCACATCACACAACTCAATTGCAAGGAGTAATATTCTTAAATTAGTGGGTTAAGTATGTTAAATAGACTACTTCACAGCCCACTCATCTAAGCAGGCAAAGGGAAAGAGATCACTGTAGGTACATGGGGAAAATTTATGTGCGTGTGAAAATATCACACCCGCTGCAAAAGATGATTGGTTTTCAAACTAAAGGGCGCAAGctaatatttattcaaatacaaGAAAATATTATATGCCGACAGGCTGAAACcactttttatgaaatataatggAGGCACTTACTCTTATCGAAAACAACCCTTCCAAATGGTGGaggttttaaaatgttcatctATTACAAAACCCAAGGAAGAGTGGAAAGCATTATAAGGTGTTGATAAGCAgcatgtggcagtgtgtgtgttagaatgGAGTGGGCGTGGTCCTTACAGGTGGGGCGGCGGGGTGTAGTGGAGTCTGAGCTGGtgatggaggtggaggtgtCTTGGTCTGTTGGCTGAGTTCGACGAGTCAGAATTGAGGCAGGGCGAGGCAGGGAGGACCTCTTCTCCGGGCTCCGTGAGCTGCCATcctggcacacaaacacacacacacacacacacacacacacacacacacacacacacacacacacacacacacacacacacacagtcatccaATTAGCACTACTTGTGTTCACATAACACTAGGCAACTTTGGGGTTTGGGGACATAATATCAGCAGTAATAACTGCAGTACATTAATCAGACATAATATAGACCGAGTCAAACACAGCATAGCAAAACTCAATTTTGAAAAGCTAACAGAGTTGACACGCTCATCTTATTTGCTAATAAACTTCAATTAAACCAATGACTACAAgagcacagaataaaaaaaaaaaaagaaaaaaaaaactagaagGCAGTGctagctgtcatttttttttttttttttttatagagaACTGTAGAAAAAATGAGCCAACACAAATGACTCATGTAACAGCAGACGGACTCTCCAGTGGGTCTAGAGTAGGGTCGTGGATGACCTTGTTACCTTGCCTCTCAGCCTGTGCAGTGTGGGTGAGCTGCAGGGACCAGcagaggaggggcggggcccAATGAGCTCCGCCCCGACAAGAGAGATCTTTTTAGAAGGGGAACAGGCGGAGCTGGGCCGAGGGGGCAGCAGGGCTGCCACCCGTGCTTTAGAGGTGGGGATCTTTGTTAGTTCATAGAGGGTGGGGCACTGGGCGTGagtaagacagacagacagatggggtGGAGCACATAATGTTAGTAGGAGAAACAAAACCAGAGCAGCCACTGAGGATGcaacacaaaagaaatgcatCATTACTCAAAACCAAAGAAAATCAAGCTGCTGCGTGCATTGGTAAAGGAAACACACCaagaaaaaacactttataATTGTGTCAGTTGCATTCTAATGTGGCataaatgcaaaaggaaatggtgtcatatttgtgtgtgtgtgtttgtgtgtgtataatgttaTCAGATTGTATGCTGTTGGAATAGGGATTGTAACAagattacaaaatgttttatcaaGACAGCTGTTTGTATCCAtcctctttttaaaatacaaaatcactACACAATTAACAGATTtaagacacatttaaataatgggaaacatggcatttaaaaaaacattaaaaaccacCAACCACCAACAGTAGCTGGCTTTTGAAGGAATTACATGAATTACATACAGTGATTCTATGTGCAATAACTAGGGATTTTTAATCAAGGCTGTGTGGTAAGaacaaatgatttattatttatataaaggAAGTGCTTCTTTTCAGATGTATGACAGAAACAATAGTAAATTGCATGCAACAAAAACAGGGAATGGTGATATatccaacaataaaaaatatagaaaaaaaacatgtcagcattttaaagaatgtaaataaatgcttCAATGAAGGTCAGTGACAAAGACACATGAGTTAGTATTGATGGAtctgaagggagagagacagagggaagtggagtctgtgcatgcaagtgtgtgtgtgtgtgtgtgtgtgtgtgtgcactcactGCGGTCCTGTCCCTGGACTTTTGGGCCACGCTGACGGGCTGCCGGCCTTCTGTCACTGCCATGGCttggggggacagagagggagaaagagagagactgggtTTGTCAGAACCAGGCCAGCAGTGGATGACACcttcaggaaaaacaaagcagcgATGAATGCGGCGAGCAGCTAACGACAGACACAGGACAGACCTTACACACGCGCGCTTCttaacacacacagtcagcatcTGGGGCTCAAGAGAAACGTCTCACTGCAGTCCGTAAACACACAACCTCCTAAACAGTCCTCACACCACGTCACTTTCACTTTCTGCACCACACTCTTTATCAAAATGTCTACTTAATTTACACCAAATTTCAGTTTGAGATatgctttgttctgctgttccttGGCAGGTAACCAAACAGATTCAAAGAATATTTCAGATCGTGTTAGCAATTTCTTGTAGCATTTAATGGAAGCAATGCAGCAAACACACTGGTTTCTGCCAACCTCAGAAATAAACATCATGGGGCAATTCCTTTGTCACTCAACAAACAGGCAATGCCCTGATTTGGGCAGCTAGGAGGTGAAAATTAAGTATCTATATCTCAGAGATCCTTATCCCTCTGTAGGCTAGAATATGGGCCTTGCTAACCACCAGTTGCCTGGTAACCACTGCAGTCATCAGGCAAAGCTGGAGGTGTTCTGCCTGTGATAAAAGTTCCACTGACAGTGTCATCCAACCACCGGGACACACTTGTGCAGTTTGTTCATACAGCGCACACCTCCGAACAGCACACCACCTCCACcaaacagaagagagagaaagagggaaagagagagagagtgaaagagcgAGAACGTCCAGACCAACATCCTGCCAATGCATGAGCATGGAGCAAGCAAAAATCCCCAGTAAAAAATCCAAAGCAAGGAAAAAGCATGGGTGCGCATGGCAGCTGTGCAAAATGATGCAGtctcaaaatgaaaagcaggaCAAGAAGGAAAagctgaagaaaataaaatggcaagagctgaaagaaaattaaaattaccGCAGAGCATGTCTACAAAAATGCAGGTAATAATGCACagccaaaatatattttttgtgtcaaccctcccacccccaaatgcaaaaatgattcTGATGGCAAATTAAACATAATGACACCAAAAACAAAGGTCATTCGAACGATGAGGTACTAATGTCTATGTTTGCCAGCCACATTGCAGATAACCCAGCATGGAATCATCACCTGTGGGTTTCCGTTTAGTACTGACGTGGAGCTGGGCAGGCCTGGGCTGTCTGGCCGCAGGCTTATACACGCTTTTCCGGGTGGGAGAGCGCGTCTGACTGTCTGATTTTTTAGTAAGATCAGCCTTCTTAATCACagctgtcagagggagagacagagtcagggagagcagggaaagggagggacaCGCAGAGAGGGTATGGCATGACGTAAACACCCTCCCTGAATTCAGCACAATAAAGTAATGCAGCACAGTTATTCCAAATAAGAACATGTTATCCCTTCAGAAAAGGTAACGTGTCCATacatgtatgaaatatatagAATACACTGCAAAATACAGCAACTGTCTATTCCATACATCTAATTATATACCTatgctgcaaaataaatgtttcaatcCATGTATGCGTACATAAAATTTCATCTACgaaagctgtaaaaatgaaatcttctCTATTAAAATCAGTATGTTtataatgtatgcaaatattGCTCTTTAGAGAAATGGAGAATACACTATACAGTAGCTGTCATATCCTGCAGGTTGGCCATCTTAAATTTCCTCTTTAAAATTAAAccataattattttgaaagtatttgTGCTTGGAAGGGAGGGTGTGTTTACTCATGGCCAGTGGAAAGGGTagatttaccaaaaaaaaagctaccAAAGTAAAAACTAATGGTACAAAAAATCATCCTTTAAAGaattacatgaaaataataCTAGCAAGCACTGAACCTCTACTTAAttatgagagaaaaagaaaaaaaaaattactttcacAAACTATCACGTGTCATGTTTATGCTAGGaaccttttttcttcttgacCTCATCCCTGGGGGTGGAGCTAGGCTCCTTTCGGACGGGCCTACGCTCAGGGGTGGAGACACGCCCCTTCACCCGGCCCATAGCCTTCCCCTTTGTGCGCTTTTCCTCAGATGGCTTCTTGACGGGACTCTGCGTTTTGGGGAGGGGTTCaattttttctgtcatgatgCTCCTGTCGTCATCTACAGCGCAGAGGGAGTGAAACAGCAGACTGACTCTTCAGGCCTTTGGCGTCCTCCATACAAGCGCATTGCACATGCGTACATGTGTATCGAGCATTCTGCCTACTGGTACCAAACTTTTTCCTGATgggtatatttatttatgtaaaaacatacaattaaaacaattattgcATGTATAATCTATACActgcatattttagaatattttctGTAAGTATGCATACAAtattatgcatacatacatatttttagtATAGATGCATATGAGCAACTGCATATTATGTAGTACAGAACTACATATCATATATACttcttatattttaaattcaatatCATCTTATAGATAACTTTCGTATGTGGAATTTCATGCACTAAACATTCATAGTCTAAATcctcatacatacatttacctTTGTATGAGCTTTAATCTTTCAAAGCTATGATGTAGAATACAAGAAATACAAACTAATGTAAAGTACCAGGTTTGCATACTAAAATGACTAATATAAAAAGGAAGCAGGCACATGCTTTTTGTCCTTACaaatagaaaatgtaatatatagCTATAATTCAATGAGGACAGCTATAATGAATTTTGAATTATATTTCTCAGCTTATCtagttaaaatgtaatgaatggtaatgtaaaaaattgcaCCTTGAGTGTCCACCCAGGCGCTATCTGTGTCTAAGACGGAGTCGTCAATGGTTGTCTCATCTTTGTAGTCATCATAAGTCTCCGTTTGGAGCTCGCTCTCTGATGCTGCCTCCTTCACGGGAGAGGTGGGTGTCGCAGGGACCTCTGGAACATCTGAAACAACCTCCATACTGGCGGGCTCCATCACAACCTCCTGTGCCATCTCAATAGGCTCtacttcctcctcttcctcctcttcttcctcttcccgAGGGACCTGTGGTTCATCTTCGGGTGGGGCGGAAAAGCGGACACTGTGGCCAGGTTGCTCTCCCTCGTCAATAGTCTGCACTACCGTGATGAAGTCGTCCTCCACGGTGACCACTGATTCAATGACGGCTCGAGGCTCCAGTGGCTCCTTGGCTGCAGCTTTTGCCCCTtcaaccacctcctcctctacAGGTTTTTCACGATCCTTCTCTTCTCCTAATAATTCTGGTGCTTTGACTTCTTCCATGACTTCATCAGGCTCCTCACCCAGTTCTATctcatcatcctcttcctctttcctcttcccttcTTCTTGGACAGTAGTGGTGACTGGAATAGGTTCCTCTGGCTTTGATGggacttcctgttcctctttcttcctctcttcttcttgGACAGGAGTGGTGACTGGAATAGATTCCTCTGGTTTTGACGGGACttgctcttcctccttcttctcttctTGGACAGGAGTGGTGACTGGAATAGGTTCCTCTGGCTTTGATGggacttcctgttcctctttcctcttcccttcTTCTTGGACAGTAGTGGTGACTGGAATAGGTTCCTCTGGCTTTGATGGGACTTCttgttcctctttcttcctctcttcttcttgGACAGGAGTGGTGACTGGAATAGATTCCTCTGGTTTTGACGGGACttgctcttcctccttcttctcttctTGGACAGGAGTGGTGACTGGAATAGGTTCCTCTGGCTTTGATGggacttcctgttcctctttcttcctctcttcttcttgGACAGGAGTAGTGACTGGAATAGGTTCTTCTGGCTTTGATGggacttcctgttcctctttcctcttcccttcTTCTTGGACAGTAGTGGTGACTGGAATAGATTCCTCTGGTTTTGACGGGACttgctcttcctccttcttctcttctTGGACAGGAGTGGTGACTGGAATAGGTTCCTCTGGCTTTGATGGGACttgctgttcctctttcctcttcccttcTTCTTGGACAGTAGTGGTGACTGGAATAGGTTCCTCTGGTTTTGACGCGACttgctcttcctccttcttctcttcttcttggACAGGAGTGGTGACTGGAATATGTTCCTCTGGCTTTGATGggacttcctgttcctctttcctcttcccttcTTCTTGGACAGGAGTGGTGACTGGAATAGGTTCTTCTGGTTTTGATGGGACttgctcttcctccttcttctcttcttcttggACAGGAGTGGTGACTGGAATAGGTTCCTCTGGCTTTGATGagacttcctgttcctctttcctcttcccttGTTCTTGGACAGTAGTGGTGACTGGAATAGGTTCTTCTGGTTTTGATGGGActtgctcttcctctttccttctctcttcttcttggACAGGAGTGGTGACTGGAATAGGCTCTTCTGGCTTTGATGGGACTTCTGGGCCTTTTTCTTCTGCGGTCTCCTCTTTCATGAGGTCTGCTTTCAGAGAAACTGTCTCCTCTAGCTGCTTAAGCTTCTCTAGTTCACAAACATCaactttttcctcctctgtagCACTCTCTACTGATGAGGCTGGCGATGGTCTTATGGGTTGTGCAATTCTGTCCTTTGCCACACCAGTAAGCTGGTAGACATCCTCTGCGTCAACCTCCTCATAGGCTTCCTGGTGCACCAAGTCCGGCTTATCCttcaccttctctctcagctcctgcAGTTCACGCTCCTCTTCCAAACTTAAAGGTCTGTCCTCCATTTCCAACTTACGTATCTTCCTTTCAGCATCAGCTATTTCAGCCTCTGCTGCTAGTTTGGCATCTCTGTCTAGCTCAGGCTTTGTTTCATCAAGAGTGATGGTTACCGAGGGCATCACGGCTGATTCAGCTGATATATCAGGTTGAACCTCCTCAGGTGCTATATCGAATCTGTCTGGTGGGATAGGAGAGGCCTCCCTTGATAGATCTTGCTCTTCCACTTCGGGAATGATTTGGTCTTTAATATCACTGGTCAGCCCAGTCTTCAGGC
Protein-coding regions in this window:
- the LOC118788836 gene encoding microtubule-associated protein 2-like isoform X2 — its product is MADGRQPQDSAPQWAPPGAQEQAPPAAHSENGYSYRTCQPGDAHAAATASYPAAKENGFNGDLSGGHVVTAVEDSTNLPPSPPPSPSAEQFGPLEQGDEEEARPLQRFQNSRERCKFLAPSISVSVPDDDPSRSDEEYFEHPLFSPEWTRHGYRPSGQAAAFRQIEALKMDEGKPDSGRTAPVSSDFTEAKKGPEEPTVLHSPVPLTSEKEEESLPSKAVPESPAPAHLNGQKHPKETSEPPTAQPDKASQQPVDIEKREEKTDPSKAAAEPEGKPGPKTTAEKEASEEAHEGGSLMAKPVHSQDGQDDKEIKMDDKLKGISGDKEVKPEEKEKEITKVDESKEIQGAALKKPGGDAEKEEAKTQAVSLDSETKVETPAPGKSVSEKEEPKIHAETVDRSDALDVEKDKSGMSAYFETTAQKEEEVSRQEEGYYELSDARDKERSETVVAASSAEVDYTTLVQAQPTEARRSPVEELRSIPATERKDEGRLSPGKLSLEQRSYSLNIPLASMEQSGGQGRPRNFSPLATDIMSYTSGSLDESADYLPVTTPSVEKKPVFPPMILETAPSVSTPPSSPPAALASAKTSPRSESPESPFPMKYYKNGTVMAPDLPEMLDLAGARPRLTSESTDPEMMRRKSVPANVLMGDSLAHLVLGDQKAARSDPQLEELGYCVFNEYSGPMPSPADVHSPTDSPPQMFPTVMSEEDKGVGVMAAEVGKVEDVPGKKEAIGEEPKDKTQEEAETSKEKELEAVKQKRPVEDKGKVCVSAEGLKVEDIKSEQKGKPTEPLDEKPKDLSLKTGLTSDIKDQIIPEVEEQDLSREASPIPPDRFDIAPEEVQPDISAESAVMPSVTITLDETKPELDRDAKLAAEAEIADAERKIRKLEMEDRPLSLEEERELQELREKVKDKPDLVHQEAYEEVDAEDVYQLTGVAKDRIAQPIRPSPASSVESATEEEKVDVCELEKLKQLEETVSLKADLMKEETAEEKGPEVPSKPEEPIPVTTPVQEEERRKEEEQVPSKPEEPIPVTTTVQEQGKRKEEQEVSSKPEEPIPVTTPVQEEEKKEEEQVPSKPEEPIPVTTPVQEEGKRKEEQEVPSKPEEHIPVTTPVQEEEKKEEEQVASKPEEPIPVTTTVQEEGKRKEEQQVPSKPEEPIPVTTPVQEEKKEEEQVPSKPEESIPVTTTVQEEGKRKEEQEVPSKPEEPIPVTTPVQEEERKKEEQEVPSKPEEPIPVTTPVQEEKKEEEQVPSKPEESIPVTTPVQEEERKKEEQEVPSKPEEPIPVTTTVQEEGKRKEEQEVPSKPEEPIPVTTPVQEEKKEEEQVPSKPEESIPVTTPVQEEERKKEEQEVPSKPEEPIPVTTTVQEEGKRKEEEDDEIELGEEPDEVMEEVKAPELLGEEKDREKPVEEEVVEGAKAAAKEPLEPRAVIESVVTVEDDFITVVQTIDEGEQPGHSVRFSAPPEDEPQVPREEEEEEEEEEVEPIEMAQEVVMEPASMEVVSDVPEVPATPTSPVKEAASESELQTETYDDYKDETTIDDSVLDTDSAWVDTQDDDRSIMTEKIEPLPKTQSPVKKPSEEKRTKGKAMGRVKGRVSTPERRPVRKEPSSTPRDEVKKKKAVIKKADLTKKSDSQTRSPTRKSVYKPAARQPRPAQLHVSTKRKPTAMAVTEGRQPVSVAQKSRDRTADGSSRSPEKRSSLPRPASILTRRTQPTDQDTSTSITSSDSTTPRRPTSFQTEGRAEHRTGRAPSMAGRVSRSNLLTPKMLIRA
- the LOC118788836 gene encoding microtubule-associated protein 2-like isoform X3 translates to MADGRQPQDSAPQWAPPGAQEQAPPAAHSENGYSYRTCQPGDAHAAATASYPAAKENGFNGDLSGGHVVTAVEDSTNLPPSPPPSPSAEQFGPLEQALKMDEGKPDSGRTAPVSSDFTEAKKGPEEPTVLHSPVPLTSEKEEESLPSKAVPESPAPAHLNGQKHPKETSEPPTAQPDKASQQPVDIEKREEKTDPSKAAAEPEGKPGPKTTAEKEASEEAHEGGSLMAKPVHSQDGQDDKEIKMDDKLKGISGDKEVKPEEKEKEITKVDESKEIQGAALKKPGGDAEKEEAKTQAVSLDSETKVETPAPGKSVSEKEEPKIHAETVDRSDALDVEKDKSGMSAYFETTAQKEEEVSRQEEGYYELSDARDKERSETVVAASSAEVDYTTLVQAQPTEARRSPVEELRSIPATERKDEGRLSPGKLSLEQRSYSLNIPLASMEQSGGQGRPRNFSPLATDIMSYTSGSLDESADYLPVTTPSVEKKPVFPPMILETAPSVSTPPSSPPAALASAKTSPRSESPESPFPMKYYKNGTVMAPDLPEMLDLAGARPRLTSESTDPEMMRRKSVPANVLMGDSLAHLVLGDQKAARSDPQLEELGYCVFNEYSGPMPSPADVHSPTDSPPQMFPTVMSEEDKGVGVMAAEVGKVEDVPGKKEAIGEEPKDKTQEEAETSKEKELEAVKQKRPVEDKGKVCVSAEGLKVEDIKSEQKGKPTEPLDEKPKDLSLKTGLTSDIKDQIIPEVEEQDLSREASPIPPDRFDIAPEEVQPDISAESAVMPSVTITLDETKPELDRDAKLAAEAEIADAERKIRKLEMEDRPLSLEEERELQELREKVKDKPDLVHQEAYEEVDAEDVYQLTGVAKDRIAQPIRPSPASSVESATEEEKVDVCELEKLKQLEETVSLKADLMKEETAEEKGPEVPSKPEEPIPVTTPVQEEERRKEEEQVPSKPEEPIPVTTTVQEQGKRKEEQEVSSKPEEPIPVTTPVQEEEKKEEEQVPSKPEEPIPVTTPVQEEGKRKEEQEVPSKPEEHIPVTTPVQEEEKKEEEQVASKPEEPIPVTTTVQEEGKRKEEQQVPSKPEEPIPVTTPVQEEKKEEEQVPSKPEESIPVTTTVQEEGKRKEEQEVPSKPEEPIPVTTPVQEEERKKEEQEVPSKPEEPIPVTTPVQEEKKEEEQVPSKPEESIPVTTPVQEEERKKEEQEVPSKPEEPIPVTTTVQEEGKRKEEQEVPSKPEEPIPVTTPVQEEKKEEEQVPSKPEESIPVTTPVQEEERKKEEQEVPSKPEEPIPVTTTVQEEGKRKEEEDDEIELGEEPDEVMEEVKAPELLGEEKDREKPVEEEVVEGAKAAAKEPLEPRAVIESVVTVEDDFITVVQTIDEGEQPGHSVRFSAPPEDEPQVPREEEEEEEEEEVEPIEMAQEVVMEPASMEVVSDVPEVPATPTSPVKEAASESELQTETYDDYKDETTIDDSVLDTDSAWVDTQDDDRSIMTEKIEPLPKTQSPVKKPSEEKRTKGKAMGRVKGRVSTPERRPVRKEPSSTPRDEVKKKKAVIKKADLTKKSDSQTRSPTRKSVYKPAARQPRPAQLHVSTKRKPTAMAVTEGRQPVSVAQKSRDRTADGSSRSPEKRSSLPRPASILTRRTQPTDQDTSTSITSSDSTTPRRPTSFQTEGRAEHRTGRAPSMAGRVSRSNLLTPKMLIRA
- the LOC118788836 gene encoding microtubule-associated protein 2-like isoform X1, translated to MADGRQPQDSAPQWAPPGAQEQAPPAAHSENGYSYRTCQPGDAHAAATASYPAAKENGFNGDLSGGHVVTAVEDSTNLPPSPPPSPSAEQFGPLEQGDEEEARPLQRFQNSRERCKFLAPSISVSVPDDDPSRSDEEYFEHPLFSPEWTRHGYRPSGQAAAFRQIEEEEPVEGLTAAEEEEEIAAAALEEQERQSGEEPDQGPEEPEQGPEKPEQGPEKPEQGPEKPEQAPEAEHLEQAEILDEAQARPCPQAEAASVHTEALNGSGDEAGLEKSLQEALKMDEGKPDSGRTAPVSSDFTEAKKGPEEPTVLHSPVPLTSEKEEESLPSKAVPESPAPAHLNGQKHPKETSEPPTAQPDKASQQPVDIEKREEKTDPSKAAAEPEGKPGPKTTAEKEASEEAHEGGSLMAKPVHSQDGQDDKEIKMDDKLKGISGDKEVKPEEKEKEITKVDESKEIQGAALKKPGGDAEKEEAKTQAVSLDSETKVETPAPGKSVSEKEEPKIHAETVDRSDALDVEKDKSGMSAYFETTAQKEEEVSRQEEGYYELSDARDKERSETVVAASSAEVDYTTLVQAQPTEARRSPVEELRSIPATERKDEGRLSPGKLSLEQRSYSLNIPLASMEQSGGQGRPRNFSPLATDIMSYTSGSLDESADYLPVTTPSVEKKPVFPPMILETAPSVSTPPSSPPAALASAKTSPRSESPESPFPMKYYKNGTVMAPDLPEMLDLAGARPRLTSESTDPEMMRRKSVPANVLMGDSLAHLVLGDQKAARSDPQLEELGYCVFNEYSGPMPSPADVHSPTDSPPQMFPTVMSEEDKGVGVMAAEVGKVEDVPGKKEAIGEEPKDKTQEEAETSKEKELEAVKQKRPVEDKGKVCVSAEGLKVEDIKSEQKGKPTEPLDEKPKDLSLKTGLTSDIKDQIIPEVEEQDLSREASPIPPDRFDIAPEEVQPDISAESAVMPSVTITLDETKPELDRDAKLAAEAEIADAERKIRKLEMEDRPLSLEEERELQELREKVKDKPDLVHQEAYEEVDAEDVYQLTGVAKDRIAQPIRPSPASSVESATEEEKVDVCELEKLKQLEETVSLKADLMKEETAEEKGPEVPSKPEEPIPVTTPVQEEERRKEEEQVPSKPEEPIPVTTTVQEQGKRKEEQEVSSKPEEPIPVTTPVQEEEKKEEEQVPSKPEEPIPVTTPVQEEGKRKEEQEVPSKPEEHIPVTTPVQEEEKKEEEQVASKPEEPIPVTTTVQEEGKRKEEQQVPSKPEEPIPVTTPVQEEKKEEEQVPSKPEESIPVTTTVQEEGKRKEEQEVPSKPEEPIPVTTPVQEEERKKEEQEVPSKPEEPIPVTTPVQEEKKEEEQVPSKPEESIPVTTPVQEEERKKEEQEVPSKPEEPIPVTTTVQEEGKRKEEQEVPSKPEEPIPVTTPVQEEKKEEEQVPSKPEESIPVTTPVQEEERKKEEQEVPSKPEEPIPVTTTVQEEGKRKEEEDDEIELGEEPDEVMEEVKAPELLGEEKDREKPVEEEVVEGAKAAAKEPLEPRAVIESVVTVEDDFITVVQTIDEGEQPGHSVRFSAPPEDEPQVPREEEEEEEEEEVEPIEMAQEVVMEPASMEVVSDVPEVPATPTSPVKEAASESELQTETYDDYKDETTIDDSVLDTDSAWVDTQDDDRSIMTEKIEPLPKTQSPVKKPSEEKRTKGKAMGRVKGRVSTPERRPVRKEPSSTPRDEVKKKKAVIKKADLTKKSDSQTRSPTRKSVYKPAARQPRPAQLHVSTKRKPTAMAVTEGRQPVSVAQKSRDRTADGSSRSPEKRSSLPRPASILTRRTQPTDQDTSTSITSSDSTTPRRPTSFQTEGRAEHRTGRAPSMAGRVSRSNLLTPKMLIRA